One segment of Methanolinea mesophila DNA contains the following:
- a CDS encoding DUF373 family protein — translation MQQGRTLVLSVDRDDDIGFKANVASPVIGREACLNAATSLGLADAEDSDVNAIFQAIRIYDDLKAKGEDVEVAVVAGNHMHMIEGDRKIAATLGEVVRSTGATNCIVVTDGAEDEFVVPVIQSQIPVTSIRRVIVSQIPNLEGTYYIIKKLFNDPKISRLVLIPLGLALLLWAITYLIGYPQIAAITVAGAIGIYLLYRGLGLDDLFKGFMAALRTSLTRGKFSFVTYIAGILLVITGVALGLMNILVYYAEVGYLLYFLIFMYGAVLWIALAGIVSSIGIIIDNFFYDRQSLAKVIVFPFFIGAVGLITYGASIYGLATNNIPDFPYTTGTALQYIIMGTVGGLICVFAGVGVQYLVNRYLVNPRPAEKIIDSI, via the coding sequence ATGCAACAGGGGCGCACTCTTGTCCTAAGCGTCGATCGCGATGATGATATTGGGTTTAAAGCCAATGTAGCCAGCCCCGTCATCGGGCGCGAAGCGTGCCTGAATGCCGCGACCAGCCTTGGGCTCGCCGATGCCGAGGATTCCGACGTGAACGCCATCTTCCAGGCGATCAGGATCTACGACGACCTCAAGGCGAAAGGAGAGGACGTCGAGGTCGCGGTCGTCGCCGGAAACCATATGCACATGATCGAGGGGGACCGAAAGATCGCCGCCACCCTCGGCGAGGTGGTGAGGTCCACCGGCGCAACGAACTGCATCGTCGTGACCGACGGCGCGGAGGACGAGTTCGTGGTGCCGGTGATCCAGTCCCAGATCCCGGTCACGAGCATCCGGAGGGTCATCGTGAGCCAGATCCCGAACCTGGAGGGGACCTACTATATTATCAAGAAACTCTTCAACGACCCCAAGATCTCCCGGCTTGTGCTCATCCCCCTGGGCCTCGCGCTGCTCCTCTGGGCAATAACCTACCTGATAGGATATCCGCAGATCGCTGCCATCACCGTCGCAGGGGCAATAGGGATTTATCTCCTCTACCGCGGGCTCGGGCTCGACGACCTGTTCAAGGGCTTCATGGCGGCATTGCGCACCTCGCTCACCAGGGGCAAGTTCTCCTTTGTCACGTACATCGCGGGAATACTGCTGGTGATTACCGGGGTCGCGCTGGGACTGATGAATATCCTGGTCTACTACGCCGAGGTGGGGTATCTGCTCTATTTCCTGATCTTCATGTACGGGGCCGTGTTGTGGATCGCACTCGCAGGAATCGTATCCTCTATTGGGATCATCATCGACAATTTCTTCTACGACCGGCAGAGCCTTGCAAAAGTCATCGTATTCCCCTTCTTTATCGGAGCGGTGGGCCTTATCACCTACGGAGCGAGCATTTACGGGCTCGCGACGAACAATATCCCCGATTTCCCCTATACCACGGGAACTGCGCTCCAGTACATCATAATGGGGACGGTGGGAGGCCTCATCTGCGTCTTTGCCGGGGTCGGAGTCCAGTACCTGGTCAACCGCTACCTGGTCAATCCCCGGCCGGCCGAGAAGATCATCGACTCCATATGA